The Molothrus aeneus isolate 106 chromosome 15, BPBGC_Maene_1.0, whole genome shotgun sequence genome includes a region encoding these proteins:
- the YIPF5 gene encoding protein YIPF5, with protein sequence MSGFDGFNTEFFQSSYSIEDQAQPYDYTGRPYSKPYGGYEYPQQAGFVPHDMMQQQQPYTGQIYQPTQGYTPASAQSFYGSNFEDEPPLLEELGINFDHIWQKTLTVLHPLKVADGTIMNETDLAGPMVFCLAFGATLLLAGKIQFGYVYGISAIGCLGMFCLLNLMSITGVSFGCVASVLGYCLLPMILLSSFAIVFSLQGMMGIILTAGIIGWCSFSASKIFISALAMEGQQLLVAYPCALLYGVFALISVF encoded by the exons ATGTCCGGGTTCGACGGCTTCAACACCGAATTCTTCCAGAGCAGTTACAGCATCGAGGACCAGGCGCAGCCCTACGACTACACCGGGCGGCCGTACAGCAA GCCCTATGGAGGCTACGAGTACCCCCAGCAGGCTGGCTTTGTGCCCCATGACatgatgcagcagcagcagccctacACGGGGCAGATCTACCAGCCCACACAGGGCTACACCCCGGCCTCAGCACAGTCTTTCTATGGAAGCAACTTTGAGGATGAGCCTCCGCTATTAGAAG AATTGGGGATCAATTTCGACCACATCTGGCAGAAAACACTAACGGTGCTGCACCCCCTGAAGGTGGCTGACGGCACCATCATGAACGAGACGGACCTGGCCGGGCCCATGGTGTTCTGCCTGGCCTTTGGGgccaccctgctgctg GCTGGCAAGATCCAGTTTGGTTACGTGTACGGGATCAGCGCCATCGGCTGCCTGGGCATGTTCTGCCTGCTGAACCTGATGAGCATCACCGGGGTGTCCTTCGGCTGCGTGGCCAGCGTGCTGGGCTACTGCCTGCTGCCCATgatcctgctctcctccttcGCCATCGTCTTCTCGCTGCA GGGGATGATGGGGATTATTCTCACGGCTGGAATTATTGGCTGGtgcagcttttctgcttccAAGATCTTTATCTCTGCCTTAGCCATGGAAGGCCAGCAGCTGCTCGTGGCCTACCCCTGCGCGTTGCTGTACGGAGTCTTCGCCCTCATCTCCGTCTTCTGA